The nucleotide sequence TGCCACCAAAGCCTGGTTCTTCAAAATGATCAAAATCTGTATCCTCAAAGTTCCCCATGACTTAACCCCCTCCTACTCCCTTACCATAATATTACATACGAAGGAGAAAAAACAGAAGTTTCAGTTTATAAAAAAGCTTTTTACGATTCGTGTTCTTTTATGTATTAAAGTTCGCGGAATGTACAGTCTTTGACATGTGTTAGTGTATTTATTTCTCGCATAACAAAAAAGCCGCCGAAGCGACTTTTTTCGATTAAAGAGATATTTTGTTCACCTTGAGTTCATGCAGCGCATTTCGTACTTTTCCAAACTCAGATGCATGCGGCCGATCTTCGCCATCACCATAGCCGTAGTCTACCATTCGATTGCGGTTCAGACATAGCTTCGTCAATTCAGGTTTAAAGAAGTCAAACAGTTTAAAACGTTCTTCTAAATGTGAAAACCTCGCCTGATATGCCTCAATACTATCCACTAAGTGTGACCAGAATGCTGTTTCTTCTATTAACTGATTGCGTACCGTGACATTTGACATGTAGCGCAGGTGGCAAATGAACAACCCCGTGAAAATAAACTGAGTCAATCCTTCTGGCGGCTCGCTGCGCAATACAGCCCGCAATTCTTCCGTCACTCCCTCTAACTCAGGAAATGGCTGATCCGAGATATTCACGTCATCTACGTAATCTTTTACAGCTAATCTCTCAGGCTTATAGTCTTTTAAAATTAAAATCGTGTTCTGACCGTGCGGCGAGAAGACTGTTCCATATTGATAAAGAAAATGCAGCAGTGGCGGCATCACTACACCAAAGAATTCCTTCATCCATTCGTCAGCACTCAATCCAGACTTTTCAATCAAACTTTGGACATACGGCTTGCTATCTATATCGACATGATGGAGAGCTGCTAGCGTGATCGGCTGCTCACCATCTTTTAAATACGTATAGATACTTTCACGCCAAATGGTTCCGAGCATCTCCAGATATTGATATGGAGCACCTTTCAAATTGCTGTAATGAGCGTGATCCACGTTGATGCTTGCTACTTCTCCAGGCAGCACGACTTCACATTCATCTCTTAAAAAGCTGTCACGGTCAAAGATTCCTTTGATGTGCTCTGTTACACGCGGTGCAATTACCGTTCGTTCTGATGGAAGACCTCGATACACGAGCGTATTTAAAATACTCATTGGAAGTTTCACATGTGACTTCAAGGGATTACTTCGGTTTACAAACGTTCGCACTGACTGCTGCGGCAAATAGTGATCTGTTCCTTCTTCTAACGGAACGATCATGCCGTTCGCCAAGTCTTCAGGGAAGTTTTGGATCAGCACATTTTTCCACTGCCATTCATGAACAGGCATAAAGTAATAATCGAGAGGCAGCTTTCCGTTCTCACGTAAAATTTCGTTAAAGCGCTGAATAAGAACACCATCAAGCTCTTTTATCAATAACTTCTCATAATGGAGTTCACTAACGGATTGAAACTGTGCGCGGTCACGGTGAACGGCAATCCAAAACAGTTTCGTTTCATTCTGGTTTTCAGGGGCATACTTGCTGTAATCATCAAAGCCGAAACCGATTCGCCCTTTGTTGTATGTGATCCACGGATGGCCTGACATTTCTCCCTCTAACTCTGCATAATCAAGATCCACTAATTCATCTGACGTTTTTACATGGTGATTTAATAGATTGGCATCCGCAATGAGCGTATGGTTCAATTCCTTAATCAAATGACCTGCTGTTTCTGCTGACATACCGATCATCGGCTGAATATCCAATAAGAAACGAATTGCACTTGTTGCCGGCTTCCACTCTTCTCCCTCAAAAACTTCAATAGATTTCGGATCTACATCAAAGCTGTCAAACAAACGTTTTTCAGCGGTAAAACGATACTGACGATCCTCTGTAACAGTAAATACGTATCCCTCTTCTTTTTGCTCAGGAAAAATCATGTCTTCATACATATACTCAGCAAGCATCTTCGCGAGCAAATTTTTGTTTACCGTCTCCCACGTATCCTTCTTAAGAATCGATTCTGTTTCATTTATATAAAACATGTTTTTCCTCCTTATGTATGTGAAGTTTCTCTCTGTTTTTTTCTCTCGTGAACGTACCCCATAGGAAAACAAGTATATGGAGAACGACGAACAAACTTGCATAAACAAAGATAGCTGATATCGATTGTTCGTTTACAATGGATGATGCTGCTACAGGTGCGAGCAAGAGTCCTACGTTTTGAATCGCAGAGATCTTGCTATAATCGCCATGCGTGTTCTGACTACACTTGAAAAGTAACACATCCAATTTAGCCAGACACCACGCTGCTCCAATTCCAAACATGCATCGGAACAGTACAAGACCCGCAATGCTTGTTTCGATACCTTGAAAAAATAATCCAACAACCATCATGCCTGTTGCCGCTATATAACCACTCCGTCCTAATTGATCACTGTATTTTCGGATGAGAGGCAAAGATACAATCGCCATCAGACTTGGTATTAAGTACAATAAACTGCACATCAACGTACTCGTGTGATACACAGCCTCAGTGTACGTTGTGAAAAATGGCCGAACCATATTCACTGCCAAATGGAGGGTTAACACGACAATTCCGAAAAGAAAGAATTGCGGCAACAAGCTGCGTTGGTTTTCTTGTAATGCTGCATCCATGACTTTGGTCTTGCTCACTTTTTTTAACATGAAATAACTGAACAACCCTAGCAAACATTCCATGATCCCTATCACCCAGAAGATCAATAAAGGATTGTCCATCTGAATGACCCATCCCGACAATAAAGTTGCTATTACGATTGCTCCCTGCAAAACAGCATGATAACTAGCAGCAGCACTTGTTGTACTCTTTCGGTTCTCCTGCATCAAAATTGTGTAAAGCAGAAAATAACTGCTCTTAAAGATCAGCAACAGAACACTCGCTGCAACAAACATTTCAAAGGTCTGTGAAATTGCCATCAAAAAGCAGGATAGCCCTGTTCCCCATTGACCGATTATCAAAAGAAAAGAACTGTTTTTCCATTTGTTTTCCATAAGACCCCAAATTGGTGTGAAGATCACGACAACGAGCCGGCAGGTCATAATGTAAAACCCTGTAATGTTCGGATCTGTTATCCCATAAACTTTTTTAAAAAACTGCGGGTAGAAAGGCGATAACAGTACTTCTGTACAGATAAACAGAAAAACACAGCTCAACAGAAAAAGATTTAATGAACGGTTGTTGGATTCCATGAAGGTTCCAATCCAAAGTTCTGAAACACGTTTTTATGAGAAACAGAATAGATTTCTTTTTCAAAAAGTTTATTGATGATCACTGCGTTTCTGTGTGCACCAAGGCCAAGATCTGGAGCACCAACACCATGTGTGTGCAGCTCACCATTCTGAATAAAGATATGGTTGTTCTCAAGGTCTTTCGTCTGCAATCGATAATCATGTGTAATCTGGTATCGGTTTTTGTGATCCCACTCGATACTCTCCTGCATGTTCATTAAGAAATGCGGAAACGATGGTGAATATCCCGTTCCTAAGATAACGACGTCAGATTCTAGTTCAAACACATCTCCCGTAACGTTTTGACGAAGTGAGAGCATGTGTGTATCTGCTTTCTTCTCTAGAGAAACAAGTTCGGTCATCGCCTGCAAATGGATATCAGGTTTTTGTTGGCCTACCGATTTTTCATAAAGAAGATCATATATATCCGCAATCGTCTCCATGCTTATTCCTTTATATAAGAGATCTTGCTTTTGCAGAAGATCATCCTTCTTGGATGGAGACAGTTTATAAAAGAAATCCGTATAATCCGGTGAAAAATATTCAAGTCCAAGCTTTGAGTACTCCATCGGGAAAAATCCTTTTGAACGCGTGAACCAGTTTAACGAATACGAATCATTATCCTGATGCTGCGCAAGATCATAGAATACCTCTGCTGCACTTTGCCCTGAACCGACTACCGTAATCGACCTCGCGTTCAGCAGCTCTTCTTTTCGATCTAAATATTGAGAAGAGTGGATGACTTTTGTGCCAAGCTTCTTCTCTAGGTGTGAAGGGACAGAAGGACTTGTACCAATGCCAACCGCAAGATGTTTCGTATAATACGTTTCCGTTTCTCCAGTTTCCTCAGATCTTACGATGACTTCGTATAATGGAACGTCTCCATTTTCAACAGGCAAGATCTGCTCTACTCCCATTCCAAAACGGCAAGAGTTCAACTGACTTGCTGTCCAACGGCAATAGTGATTGTATTCCTTGCGGGGAATATGAAAGTTCTCCAGAAAATAAAAGTGGTACAATCGATTGTGTTCTTGAAGATAGTTTAAAAACGTGTACTTGCTTTTTACATTCGCCATACTTACCAAATCAGCGAAGAAAGGAACTTGCAGGGTCGTACCATCGATCAGCATCCCTTTATGCCAGTTGAACTCTGTTTTCTTTTCAAAAAACAGTGCCTCTTTACCGCCTGTTTCATCAAGCATAGCCGCTAGTCCAAGATTGAACGGACCGATGCCTACACCAATGATGTCATACACTTTTTCAAATTGCGGCTGTTTCAAAGACATCTTTCCATCTCCTCTCAAACGTTTCTCTATGGCAATACATGAGCATACCTGTCTTATCAGGCAGCTCGATCGGTTTCACTTTTTCAAAACCGCACTTTTCAAACACATGGATCATCTTCTCGTTTCGAATATCAGGCTCAGCAATGACCTTCTCCGTTCCTTGATTTAAAAACTGAAAATTCACGATTGCTCGTAATAAGGGGAGTGCATATCCTTTACCTAGAAAAGCTTCTTCCCCGATTAATAGATGTATTCCTTGATCCTCAGGGTGCGGATCGTAGCAATTCTCAACCACATCCCCCCTCACCCAATATGCTTCCCAATAGCTCATCGGGACGCCATCGATCAATCCCAAATACAGAGTTTGGTGTTCATCTTCTAAAAATTTCTCTAAATGCTTTTTATAGTCTTCAAACGAAATATCGAGCTTCCAGTAAGGAACTACGTAAGACTGCTGCTGCCACTTGTGTAAAAGTGCCACATCTCTCTCAAAATCTACTTTTGCAAATGATAATGTTTTTTCAATGGTGTAATCATAGAAACTAAACGCTGGCTGCATTTGAAGTCAACACCTTTTGTAATGGGTTCGGTATGTTCGTATAAACAGATTGTGTTTCAAGTGAGCCAACGAGTTCGTCCATATCATGAAAACGTGTTAGCAAGTTCGCTTTACAAGGAAGTTCTTTTGAATCTAGTAAACTCCTTAACAACCCGGATTTTCCTTCTGTTAAAGTATCATGGTGCATCAAACGATTTCGGAGCATGTCCATAAGCTCTTCTTCATCGATTAAGTCTGCGGCTCCAAAACCGTTTATCAGACCAAACAGATGATTCATGAAAAAGTAATATCGGAACCGTTCGATTGCGACTTCATCACTACAAATGGTAACACTCTTCCGATTAAGGTCAGGCAGCTGTTTCACTAACAAGTCTGCTTTCGATTCGCTGTAATAATAGCCTTGATTATCACGGTAATAAAAATGCTTTGGATAGCCGTTCTCCATCTGGACGATCGAATTCTGCTGATGGGCCTCAAGCGCCACGCCATATGTTTCATACAGCCAAAGCATTGGATCTAGAGCGATCGATAAGTATTCACCAAACCAATCCTTGCTCACTTCTTCTGTCGATCTATTCTCTTTTTGAGCTAAGTCTTGTATGATTGCTTCGATTCGTGACCGTCCACCAAATCCATGATCCTGGCAAAGACCAGCTACTAAACTCGCATTTTGATCATTTTCATAAAATGGGTTTTCTCTGATTACCACTTCAAATCCTGACGTTTCTTTTTCCGTTGGGATGTTTAAGAATGCAGGATCCTGAATGATTTGGAACGATGGAAAGATCTCCTTCAGCTCTTGTCCGATTCTCGATTTCATGAGTCTGGAAACTTCTACTCCTCTATGAAGCTCCTTTTCCAAGTTGACGCGAAGAGAGTTTGTAATCTTCACAGGTACAGAGAATTTAAACATGTATTTAAAATCTCGGCTGTATACAGAACGCATGGAAGACGTCGCTGAGAACGGTTCACCGAAAGGTCCTATGTATGTTAACTCTTCGTCTTTAATTAATGTTTGAACAGAGAGATCATTTAATAGAACAGGTACTTGTAATGGATGCACAGGGATAAAGACGGATTGTTCATCACGTTCTATTTGTTCCATAAAATTCTCATCCTTCTCAAGCAGCTGCAATGTAACCTCTTCCGCTGTCACCTTGTCAGCGGAATCCTGATCGACAATCGACCGGTCAGCTTGAAAGAAATGCAGCTGAAACGTTCCCTTAAGTTCCGGAGAATAGAGAGACTCCTGCTCGGTACTCATGCCTTGCTTGCTTTTCGGTGTCGGGTGAAGAAGGTGCCCAAAAAGAAGAGACTGCTCTGCTTCAATAAACGTGAACTCACTGTTTTCTAGAGCATCACTGTCACTTTTCCGTTCTTCTAAATAGCGCTGTATGTTCTTTTTGCTAAGAATTGTACGAAGCATCAATTCATTTTCTGCATCTTCACGATCTGAATTCAGCAATAATTCCTTCGAAAGAACGGATACAAGTGAAACGTAATCGAGTGAGATTACTTTTCCACTAGATTGATGAAGTATAGGAAAATGAAACAGATGCCTTCCTGTTAAAGACCAATGCTTTACCGCTGCAAAAATCGCAGAATCCTGATTGGCTAGTGAAACTTTCAACCATCTTTCTGGTGTTTCACCGTTCCAGACTATCTGCTCCATGTCACCTTCAAACTCTATAAAATTACGAGTTTCTCTCAGGTAACAGTTCAAGAAACTCTGCATGCTCGCATTTTCTGCTCGTTGTTTATAATTTGTCATTGGGTGATCTCCCTGTTTTCGTACTCTGCTGCAAATTGAGAAATGCTATGAAGAACGTCTTCAATATCGACGATTGTCGTTCTCGGATTCAACAATGTAAATTTCAAAAATACTTGATCCTTTACTTTTGTTTTGGCGACCAAAGCTGTTCCTGTATGAAGAATCTTTTTATAGATAAACATGTTCAGCTCATTCAGCTTTTCTGTTAGTCCACCTCTATAGCGGAAAACAATCGCGTTGATTTCAGGATTTCTGTTACAAACTTCGATATCTTCGTTATGTTCCATCACACCAGCCGTCTGACTTGCTAGAAGAAGCGTGTAGTCGATCATGTTGGCAAAGTTCTTTTCACCAACGATACGAAGAGACATGAATAGCTTCAGCGCATCAAATCGTCTAGTCGTTTGAACAGATTTGCTTACCAAATGAACAAGTCCGTCTTCTTCATCGTTCTCTGGGTTCAAATAGTCTGCATGATGTGTAAGATAACGAAAGCTCTCCTTATTTTTCACAAAGAATGCGCCACAGCTGATCGGCTGATAAAATTGCTTATGAAAATCGATCGTGATGGAATCTGCTTGCTCAATCCCTGCTAATTTATGAAAATGCTTCTGACTTAGCATCAACGCTCCGCCATAAGCGGCGTCAACATGAAGCCAAAGCTCATGTTTTTCAGCAATTTCCGCAATTTCTGGAATGGGATCAATGCTTCCAAAATCTGTTGTTCCAGCCGTTGCAACTACACACATTGGTATGAGACCTCCAGTTTTTAACCGTTCGATCTCTTCCGTTAACTTAGCTGTGTTCATTTTTTTATTGCTGTCTGTTGGAACTGTAACTACGGCTTGTTCTCCTAGTCCTAATTGAAACGCAGACTTTTTGACAGTGAAATGAGCACTTTCTGAACAAAGTATGCGAAGCTTATGGAATTCGGTTGGCAAGCCTTGTATCTTAACGTTCCATTTCCATCGCTTATCACAAAACCAATCTCGCGCTAACAATAAACCCATATAGTTGGATTGCGTACCGCCACTCGTGAACGTACCATCAGACATTGGAGGAAGGGTAAGCTTTTCACTCACCCATTTGATAAGGCGTTCCTCCAGATAAGTAGCCGTTGAACTTTGATCCCAAGAATCCATGGATTGATTAAGTGCACCGATGATCAGCTCGGCTGCAATCGCAGGAATCAGAGGGGGACAATGGAGGTGCCCCATGCTCGTTTGATGAGACACATGGATGCTGTTGTTCACGATTTTTTTCAAAACATCTTCCAGTACGGTAAACGGGTCATCACCGTCTTTGGAAGTTAGCGAAAGATTCTGTATTTCTTTTTCAATTTCTTTCGGAGCTGATCCGTTAAACGCATTGGTATTGTTTTTATAGAAATTACTCAACAGATGTTGTGCTTCCAAGACGATATGATTGAAACTCTGTATTCCCGTTTCACTATCATTAAGAAAAAAACGGTCAAAATCGGTCGTGTTCATGTAGCACCTCTATTTAAGTGCGGCTCTTACCGCGTCTGTGAAGATTGCGATTACTTCGTTCATTTGTTCCTCTGTAATGATAAGCGGCGGCAAGAATCGAACAACACTTCCATGTCGTCCGCCTACTTCTAGGATCAAGCCTCTGTTAAAGCACTCTCTTTGAATACGGCTCGCAAGCTCTGGATTCGCTGCATACGTTCCTTTTAAACCAGATGGAATACGCGGATTCACAATCTCTGCTCCTACCATTAATCCACGGCCACGAACATCCCCAATCTCAGGAATCTCATTTTGGAGGATGGAAAGTTCGAGCATAAGCTTCTCTCCCATCTCCGCTGCATGCTGTGATAAATTATTTTCTTTAATGTAGCGAAGTGTTGCTGTTCCAGCAGCCATAGCCATTTGGTTACCTCGGAACGTCCCAATATGTGCACCAGGTCCCCACTTATCGAGTTCACGATCATAAATCACAACAGATAACGGCAAGCTTCCCCCGATCGCTTTGGACAGAACCACTACATCCGGCACGATTCCCGCATGTTGAAACGCAAAGAGTTCACCAGTTCGTCCGATGCCTGTTTGCACTTCATCAATGATTAACGGGATGTTTCGCTCTTTCGTAATGCGGCGAATTTCTCGCAGCCACTCAACCGGAGCTGGAATTGATCCGCCTTCACCTTGAACAACCTCTAAAATCATCGCTGCTGGAGGTAGGATCCCGCTTTCTGGATCATATAAAAGGTTCTCAATATATTTAGCGCTGATTCTCCCTGTGTCGTCCCCACCCATTCCAAACGGACAGCGGTATTCATATGGATACGGCATAAAGTGAACATCTGGCATTAAGCCTTGCACGTTTTGCTTCGGTCCTAAGTTACCTGATAACGCCATCGTTCCATGTGTTGCTCCGTGGTAACCTCCTTGGAACGAAAGGATGCTTCTTCTTCCTGTAGCCGTTTTTACAAGTTTGATCGCGGCTTCAATTGCATCTCCGCCAGTCGGTCCGCAAAATTGAATCTTCGCGCGCTTGGCAAATTCTTCTGGCAAACTATCAAACACTTCACTCACAAATTCTTCTTTTACTGGCGTCGTTAAATCCAGTGTATGTAATGGGCGCTTGTCATGAAGCACTTTCTCAATTGCTTCTATAACAACCGGATGATTATGTCCAAGCGCAAGAGTTCCTGCTCCTGCTAGACAATCAATAAAATTCCTTCCGTCTGCATCTTTTACATAGATTCCATCCGCTTCTTCAATCGCAATCGGAATGCGTCTTGGATATGATCTTGCGTTGGATTCTCTCTTCTCCTGTTGTTTCAGATAAAGTTCGTTCATTTCTAAATGTAAAGTGCTCATATTTAATCCTCCTAAAGGTTAAGTTCCGTTACTGAAAATGATTCTCATTATTGATTACATGTATAACCTTAAATGATAATGATTATCATCGTCAATGATAGTTTATCCCTAACTTGTTTCCATATATTTTTAGCGTTGGTAGTGGAACATAGGTCCTAAGTCCTTGGGTTTTTAAGGAGAATCTGAGAAATCTAATAGATGAATATTCTCATTTACTCACTGGCAAATTCGCTTCGCCGTAGAATTCATATGTCGCTTGTAGATTCCTAATGTATTACTAAAGTCTTTAGAAAAAACAAAAAAGCCCCGATATCCGATATCCGCGACTTTATTTGTTATTTATATAAGGGATATCATACGAGCACCTTATCTTTTTTCAATTGGCATTTTCTATAAAGACGGTATAACTTTTTCTCCAAAGTTAGATTCGCCGTTAACTGCACGAGATCTTTGAATGTTGAAACTGCCCACATTCCAGCTTCACGAGAGTATAGTCAATTATTTTTATAATTGATTTTTGGTTAAAATGTCATTTTTTACGACCATACTAAATGCATAAGGAATTGACGGGGTGCAAATATGCTGGATTTTTATCAAGCTCAAGAGAATTTAATAGGGATTGAATGGGTACTCCGGGCAGTTGTTGCGTTTTTCTTTATGCTGTTAACCGTGAAGTTAATGGGCCTACGAACATTATCACAGCTAAGGCTAATGGATTTTATCATTGCACTTATTTTTGGAAACATCATCGCCCATCCACTTTCTGATCAGCATCTTGGACTGAAGGGCTCACTCATTACGATGAGCGTTCTTTTAATTCTTTATGTGAGTACAACTGTGGCTGGGCTCCATTGGCTTGGACTTAGAAAGTTAATTGATCCACCACCTATCCCATTAGTAAAAAACGGACAAATTCTTTATCACAATCTAAAAAAAACTCGAATTACCATAGATGTTTTATTATCAGAATTACGTAAACATAGGGTTATAGATATTCAAGAAGTTGCCCTGGCTTTATTTGAACCTAACGGAACCATTACATCCTTTTTGCAGCCTCAATATCAGACTGTTATTCAAAAAGATATTAACTTGCCTCCAAAGCCATTTGAATATCCGCAAATTGTGATTAAGGAAGGCAAAATCAATCAGAAGGAGCTCTCTAAAACAGGAAAAACAGAAGCATGGCTTTTAGAGCAGCTTCAACAACAGAATACGAAGCTGTCTGATATTTTACTTGGAACACTCGATAACCATGAACATTTGCACTTCATGTATTACAAGTAAATCCCTAATTCCAACCAATAAACTCCGCAATTTCTGTATTCAATTTCTCCCACTCTTCCCAGAACAATCCGTGCCCACTGTTTTCCATGGGAACAAGCTTAGAATTCCGGATGCCTCTATTTATGGCAAGGGCAAGCGGAAATGGACATACCTTATCATGAACACCATGTAGAATTAAGGTTGGAACTTGAATTTTGCCAAGATCATCAAATAAACTCTCATCACGTAGCGAACCTAAAACAGCTGCCGTTGAGTACCCCGCCGCCTCTAAACCTAATTGAAAAAACCAATCCGAAAATGGAGCTGTTACATATTTAAAGAAAAAGAGATCCCCAAACCCCTGCAACATTTTCGGCCTGTCTTTAAACGTATCTGAAATAAATACATTCACTTGTTCTTTAGTAAGACCAAATGGAAAGTTTTGCCGTTTCGTAAAGCTCGGGGCAGCAGCACCAAGCAAAGCCAGCTTTGAAACGCCATAGTTGTTATGTCTAGCCATATATCGAACCGAGATGGCTCCTCCAACCGAGTGGCCGACGAGTGTAAAGTTTTCTAATTTTAACACTTGAACAACGGAATAGACATCATCCGCCAAACGGTCATATGAATATCCTGTATAAGGTTTATCAGACTTGCCGAATCCTCTAAGATCAATACCAATACATCTAAATCCCATTGACGGAAGCTGATTAAACTGATACTCAAAAAGTTTATGATTGGCCGGCCATCCGTGTATGAATAGAATCGTTTTTTTACCGCCGGGATTCACATCTTCCACATAGATTCTTACATTTTCTTCGACTCGAATATAGTATCCCACATTCATTCCCCCCACTTTGAAAATGTTACTTAATAAACTACTCACATTTTATTAAGGGGTGAATGACCAATAAAAAACGACCAGCTTCAGCCGGTCGCTTATAAAAACATTATTGTTTATCCAGTACATCAATCATTCGAAGTGCTACACTTCTGCTCGACTGCGGGTTTTGCCCTGTGACGAGGTTACCATCTGTTACTGCAAAATCTTCCCACTTTCCGGCACGCTGGAATTCTGCTCCAAGCTCACGAAGCTTTGTTTCCAATAAGAACGGCACTTCTTTCGTCAGCTTCATTTCTTCTTCCTCTTCATCCGTAAAAGCAGTAACCGTCTTTCCTTTTACAATCGATGAACCATCTTTAAGCGTTGCTGTCGTTAATCCTGCTGGACCATGACAAACACTGCCGATCACTTTGTTCGTTTGGGCCATCTGACTTACTACTTCTTTTAGAGCTTCACTTTTAGGGAAGTCAAAAACGGTTCCATGACCACCCGGCAAGTAGATCGCATCATAGCTTACAGCATCTTCTGGACTTAGTGCCGCTGTATTCTCAAGCATAGACAAAGCTTCTTTATACGTTTCCTTCTCCACACCTTCTAAACTGTTCGGATCTAAAGGTACGCTGCCGCCTTTGATACTCTTTACCGTAATGTCATATCCTTTGTCTCGGAACTCATTGAAAGGAACGGCAAACTCCTCTAACCAGAGACCAGTTTTATTGTTACCGATGTTTTGATGATTTGTTACGACGATTAGAATTCGTTTTGACATCCTTACACTCCCTTTCATTTCTGTACGCTTATCATTTTTCCCGATTTTACTTATTTAAAACAAATGGGCATTGTTTCTAAGGAAGTAATAAAATCTTTCCTAACTTCCCTTTATTTTTAAAATAAACTTGAGCTTCTTTTGCTTCTTCCAAAGGAAAGGTTTTATCGATAACTGGTTTGATTTTGCCTTCTGAAATCGCATTAAGCATTTCTTTAAACTCTGCTCGAGTCCCCAAGACGGATCCATACATTGTAATATGTTTTAGATACATCGTCCTAAAATCAAGATTTGTCTTCTGGCCGCCTGCAGATCCAGAGATACAGAACTTCCCACCATTCTTTAGAACCTCCAGAGACGTTGAAAACAATGCATCTCCCACTACATCTAGCACGGAGTCGATTGGTCCCCCATTCACTTCTAAAATCTCTTTTGATAGAGAATCGGATTTATAGGACAGTACATGTGTTGCTCCTAACTCCCTCATTTTTTCTTCACTATCTAAATTACCAATGATCGCGATAACTTTCGCACCAAAGACTTTTGATGCAATCTGAACATTTAGTGATCCTACCCCACCATTAGCTCCAGTTACCATAACCGTCTCACCAGGTT is from Fictibacillus sp. b24 and encodes:
- a CDS encoding MFS transporter, translated to MESNNRSLNLFLLSCVFLFICTEVLLSPFYPQFFKKVYGITDPNITGFYIMTCRLVVVIFTPIWGLMENKWKNSSFLLIIGQWGTGLSCFLMAISQTFEMFVAASVLLLIFKSSYFLLYTILMQENRKSTTSAAASYHAVLQGAIVIATLLSGWVIQMDNPLLIFWVIGIMECLLGLFSYFMLKKVSKTKVMDAALQENQRSLLPQFFLFGIVVLTLHLAVNMVRPFFTTYTEAVYHTSTLMCSLLYLIPSLMAIVSLPLIRKYSDQLGRSGYIAATGMMVVGLFFQGIETSIAGLVLFRCMFGIGAAWCLAKLDVLLFKCSQNTHGDYSKISAIQNVGLLLAPVAASSIVNEQSISAIFVYASLFVVLHILVFLWGTFTREKNREKLHIHKEEKHVLYK
- a CDS encoding IucA/IucC family protein; translation: MTNYKQRAENASMQSFLNCYLRETRNFIEFEGDMEQIVWNGETPERWLKVSLANQDSAIFAAVKHWSLTGRHLFHFPILHQSSGKVISLDYVSLVSVLSKELLLNSDREDAENELMLRTILSKKNIQRYLEERKSDSDALENSEFTFIEAEQSLLFGHLLHPTPKSKQGMSTEQESLYSPELKGTFQLHFFQADRSIVDQDSADKVTAEEVTLQLLEKDENFMEQIERDEQSVFIPVHPLQVPVLLNDLSVQTLIKDEELTYIGPFGEPFSATSSMRSVYSRDFKYMFKFSVPVKITNSLRVNLEKELHRGVEVSRLMKSRIGQELKEIFPSFQIIQDPAFLNIPTEKETSGFEVVIRENPFYENDQNASLVAGLCQDHGFGGRSRIEAIIQDLAQKENRSTEEVSKDWFGEYLSIALDPMLWLYETYGVALEAHQQNSIVQMENGYPKHFYYRDNQGYYYSESKADLLVKQLPDLNRKSVTICSDEVAIERFRYYFFMNHLFGLINGFGAADLIDEEELMDMLRNRLMHHDTLTEGKSGLLRSLLDSKELPCKANLLTRFHDMDELVGSLETQSVYTNIPNPLQKVLTSNAASV
- a CDS encoding IucA/IucC family protein, giving the protein MFYINETESILKKDTWETVNKNLLAKMLAEYMYEDMIFPEQKEEGYVFTVTEDRQYRFTAEKRLFDSFDVDPKSIEVFEGEEWKPATSAIRFLLDIQPMIGMSAETAGHLIKELNHTLIADANLLNHHVKTSDELVDLDYAELEGEMSGHPWITYNKGRIGFGFDDYSKYAPENQNETKLFWIAVHRDRAQFQSVSELHYEKLLIKELDGVLIQRFNEILRENGKLPLDYYFMPVHEWQWKNVLIQNFPEDLANGMIVPLEEGTDHYLPQQSVRTFVNRSNPLKSHVKLPMSILNTLVYRGLPSERTVIAPRVTEHIKGIFDRDSFLRDECEVVLPGEVASINVDHAHYSNLKGAPYQYLEMLGTIWRESIYTYLKDGEQPITLAALHHVDIDSKPYVQSLIEKSGLSADEWMKEFFGVVMPPLLHFLYQYGTVFSPHGQNTILILKDYKPERLAVKDYVDDVNISDQPFPELEGVTEELRAVLRSEPPEGLTQFIFTGLFICHLRYMSNVTVRNQLIEETAFWSHLVDSIEAYQARFSHLEERFKLFDFFKPELTKLCLNRNRMVDYGYGDGEDRPHASEFGKVRNALHELKVNKISL
- a CDS encoding GNAT family N-acetyltransferase is translated as MQPAFSFYDYTIEKTLSFAKVDFERDVALLHKWQQQSYVVPYWKLDISFEDYKKHLEKFLEDEHQTLYLGLIDGVPMSYWEAYWVRGDVVENCYDPHPEDQGIHLLIGEEAFLGKGYALPLLRAIVNFQFLNQGTEKVIAEPDIRNEKMIHVFEKCGFEKVKPIELPDKTGMLMYCHRETFERRWKDVFETAAI
- a CDS encoding lysine N(6)-hydroxylase/L-ornithine N(5)-oxygenase family protein, which encodes MSLKQPQFEKVYDIIGVGIGPFNLGLAAMLDETGGKEALFFEKKTEFNWHKGMLIDGTTLQVPFFADLVSMANVKSKYTFLNYLQEHNRLYHFYFLENFHIPRKEYNHYCRWTASQLNSCRFGMGVEQILPVENGDVPLYEVIVRSEETGETETYYTKHLAVGIGTSPSVPSHLEKKLGTKVIHSSQYLDRKEELLNARSITVVGSGQSAAEVFYDLAQHQDNDSYSLNWFTRSKGFFPMEYSKLGLEYFSPDYTDFFYKLSPSKKDDLLQKQDLLYKGISMETIADIYDLLYEKSVGQQKPDIHLQAMTELVSLEKKADTHMLSLRQNVTGDVFELESDVVILGTGYSPSFPHFLMNMQESIEWDHKNRYQITHDYRLQTKDLENNHIFIQNGELHTHGVGAPDLGLGAHRNAVIINKLFEKEIYSVSHKNVFQNFGLEPSWNPTTVH